The DNA window CGCAATCGGCCTTCCCGATATGGCGGAAAAAACGTATCGTAAGGCTGAGTCTCTCAGGTGAAAAATCAGATCCGTCCCTTCTTTTTCAGGGTTTCTTTATAGACGTAGTAAAATGCCTCATGATCGGCGATGGCACCCTTAATAATCGTAACGGCATCATCGATGTTTTTCGCATTGATAATAAGATTGACACTATTATTAAAGGCGGCCATGTTATCCATGGTACGAAATCTGTTACTGATCATGGCTACAAAAATCTCTCTGCGTGTACTCATATTAAGATTGGCCAGATAATTGAGTACTTCATTATTAGCAGGGTTATCGGTGTCGAAGTTTTCATTAACTATAACAACATTGTATGTGTGATATCGCATATTTTTGAGAGCATCTTTTGCAGATGCCGCTTCGGTGATCTGGTAATCCAGGGATTGCATCGCAGCAGGGAGCTTCTCTTTAAGAGAGGCATCAGATTCGCATATTAAGGCTGTTCCAACATCCGCTCCCACAAAATCAAAAGGTCTGTCCGACGCGTCGTATGTTTCTGATAGAACTTCGCTCGTAAGGGTTTTTTCTTCTTCCATGGCATTCTCCTTATACGCTTTTACTTACCACGGTTTTTTTTTGGGTTTACCGTAACCCTTGTCGACTTCAAGCTTACCTAAGAGATCTGTCGTAGCCTGTCCTCTTTCACTCTTTACGGTGTCAATGCCGCGGCCTACTATTCCCTTGTTGGATGCGTAGGCCTTGGCAGTATCTTCACTAATGAGTCCCTGCCTGTATAAATCGACGATGTAATCATCAAATGTAATCATGCCGAAGGCCTTACTGGCCTCGATAATCTCATAAAAGGTTTTTCCTTCTGACTCACCATTCAGGATGGAATCTCTTACCCGGATGTTGGTACCCAGTATTTCAAAGGCTGCTACACGCCCTCCACCCTCTTTGGGGAGAAGCCGCTGGCAGACGATCCATCGAACTGTGTCGGCAAGGCGTATGCGAATCTGGGTTTCTTCTTCCTTAGAGAACATGCCCAGGATACGATTAATGGTATGGCCGGAATCAATCGTATGGAGTGTACTCAAAACGAGATGTCCTGTTTCTGCCGCGCTGAGGGCAATTTCTACGGATTCCCTGTCCCTCATTTCTCCGACGAGGATAACCTTAGGGGCCTGCCTTAGAGCTGCGCGGAGTCCAGTGGCAAAAGTGTCAAAATCTTTACCCAATTCTCGTTGGTTGAACGTTGATTTCTTGTGGGGATGGGAAAATTCCACCGGGTCTTCGAGAGTAACGATATGCACGGATTTCTGCTCGTTCATATCGTTCAATACTGCTGCGAGCGATGTTGATTTACCACTGCCCGTTGCGCCGGTGACAAGGATAATCCCGTTCTGTTCCTGGCTCATTTTCGAAAAAGCCTCAGGTAAGTTCAATTCGCTACATGTGGGAATTTGGGATTCCAGTTTTCGAAGGACGATGGAGTAGTTATCCCGCTGTGAAAAAATGTTTACTCTGAAACGGGCCCTTCCCGGCAATTCGTATGAAGTATCACATGACCCCTCGTTCAGAAGTATCTCTGTCAGGCGGCGGTCCCTATTAATCAGGTTCAGTGCAAATATTTCCGTCTGGAAAGGGGTTAAGTTGTTGAAAGGCGGGTCAAAATTGATGGCGTTTAATTCCCCTGAACTCACTACCTGGAATGGTTTACCAACAGTAATGTTCAGGTCAGAGATGTCTTTGTGAGAATCCAGCATCCTGTTTAATATATAATCGATTTCCTGTTTTCTCATAGTGCATTCCTCAAAATTGATAGGTTAATACCTTTCGGAGAGTAAATCCCCGAACAAACCTTTATGCTTCTGTAAAATCAGTCGGCGGGACTTTTAAAAGGGGTCTGAATCTCGTTTTATCGTTGGCTTTCATATATGCGTCCTCCGCGCCGATCCATCCCCTGTTGACAAGCTCAAAAATACCATCATCCAGCAATTGCATGCCGTACTTCTTGCCTGTTTGAATCATCGATGGAATCTGGAATGTCTTGGCTTCCCGGATGAGATTCCGGACAGCTGAGTTGGCGATCATGATCTCCAGGGCGGCGCAGCGCCCTTTCCTGTCAATTCGCTTGAAAAGAACCTGGGAAATGACCGCCCGGATTCCATCCGCCAGGGTGGATCGGATCTGCATCTGTTCCTCGGCGGGAAAAACCTCAATGATCCGGTCAACCGTTCTGGCGGCGCTTGAGGTATGCAGGGTGGCAAAAACCAGGTGTCCTGTGTTTGCCGCTTCGACGGCGAGCGATATGGTTTCCAGATCCCGCATTTCACCGACGAGAATAATGTCCGGGTCCTCACGAAGGGCTCCGCGAAGCGCCGCAGCAAAGCTCTTGGTGTGGATGCCGATTTCTCTGTGATTTATGATACAGCTCTGGCTTTGGTGAACAAATTCAATAGGATCTTCAACCGTGATGATGTGATCTTTTCGGTTACGGTTTGCTTCATCGATGATGGCGGCAAGCGTCGTCGATTTTCCGCTTCCCGTCGGGCCGGTTACCAGCACGAGTCCCCTCGGCAGAGAGGCCAGCTTGGAAATAACGGGAGGAAGTCCTAACTCCTGGACAGAAAGTATTTTGCTCGGGATTTCCCTGAAAACTGCCGCCACACCATATTTTTGCTGAAAAAAATTGGCTCGGTACCTCGCAAGATTCGGTATTTCATATGCAAAATCCACATCGCCCGTTTCTTCGTATTGTTTGATCTTGTGCTCGGGCGCTATTTCATACAGCATTGCTTTGAGTTCGTCATTATCCAGTGGGTTGTATTTTATCCGCTCCATATCTCCCCGTATCCTGAGGGCCGGCTGCTGGCCCGACACGAGGTGGAGGTCTGATGCGCCCTGTTCATGCATCAGTTGAAAAAAGGCGTCAATTTTTGCCATAAAAAGGCCTCCTTGGTAAATTTAGAATGTTCTGTAGTGTGTGTACATTATTTATCTTTTCATGATCGGGATTATGAATTTATGGACGTTTCGGTAGAGTGGAATTTCACTTTCTCAATTCGTCAGATTTCGATTCCACGTGGCGGATTATAGGGGAAGGATATATGTTTGTCAAGATGAAAAGCCTTTAGTAACTATTGCTTGACATATGTTGCCGGGATCGTATATTATTCCGCTCACCAATTCTTGGAGGTTCGCGGCCGGACGGGAATTTGAAATAGTGTGGGGATGTAGCTCAACTGGGAGAGCGCGGCGTTCGCAATGCCGAGGTCAGGGGTTCGATCCCCCTCATCTCCACCAGATATAAAGACGGGTTGTTTTTTGTAAATCGTACAGAAAACAGCCCGTTTTTTTTTAGAATTACATACCATGTCATCCACAGTCAGTTTACCATGGGATCCTTAGTAACACTTTTAATTTGCTTCTATGGAACAGAAGTGTTACACTCTATCCTTAGAAAGGAGGGTTGTAAATGCCGACAAAGAATCCAAGAATCAACATCTCCGTTGATCAGCCCCTTTACGGTTTCATGCAGGGTCTTGCTGAAGAGACGGGTATGTCAATGTCTATGCTGGCCCGTGATCTGATCAGGGAGGCCCTGGAATTGCGGGAGGACTCGTTACTTGCCGTTTTCGCAGAGAAAAGGGAAGAGAGTTTTGATCCCTCCACTGCCTTGTCTCACAAACAGGTCTGGGAATAAATAATGACATTCCTTTTACGCTATCATCCCGATGTGCGCGAAGTTGACCTGCCCCTGTTGGATGAACGAATAAAAACTCAGATCAGGAAAGCTATCGAAAAGCGACTGCAGAAGGCCCCCCAGGATTACGGCGAACCCCTGCGGAAAACCCTGAAAGGCTACTGGAAACTGCGGGTCGGTCACTACCGCGTTGTTTATAAGATTTCAGGTTCCGAAGTCCGGATTCTGGGGATCTGCCATAGGCGGGACGTTTACCGTAAAATGTTCACAAGGGCGTAAGATACGCTTCCCGGTCACATCCGCCGGGATGCTGCCCAGGGCCGAATTGATCACAGGAGACGACGATTTCAGACAACTGGAAGGTGAGATTAAAATTCTCCGGATTGACTGATTGCGATTTAACTGAATTTTCTCTGCAAAGCCGGTGATTGACGCAGTCACGTGTGTACCTAACTTCCTAAACTCCACACCCGCTTATCTTACTGGATTATACATGATTACAGATGGGAATGATAATCTCCTGGGTGCATCTTATTTTTCAGTTAACATCAAAATCGCCTTGAAATTTGATAAGTTTAGGTCGCAAAGGGGTCAAATCTGGGTCGCAAAGGGGTCAAATCTGCCTTTGACCTTTGTAAATTGCAGACGGAATACTGTGTTGCACTTTGAAATTGAATGCACCTGAAATCGTTCCTTCACCCCCATTGTATCACTGCTTATAAGTGGTAAGCCTCACCTAATCCCAAATCGAAAACCCTTGATTTGTAGGTAACAGCGTTATTCAGGATCAGTTCAGACGATATCTTTAAGGACAGTGGTTGTTCGTTCTTTTTTTAGAATATCTTTGCGAACTGCCGCTTCGGTCTCGTTTTCCAGTTTCGCTTGTGATAGGCGTAGCTTGCGAGCAACGGCAATACGGAAGTTGCCTCGGCATAGACCATCTGCTCGCAGGCCATGTCCACTTTTCCCCATGACGTCGCTTCCTTCAGCGTGGAGCTGGAACAGGCCCCATCCCTCACATCAGCCACGGTGATCTGCACGGCATATTTGTGCATGGGAGCATCAAATCCCAGGATTTCGGCACAGATTACCGTATCCTGGGCAAAGTTTTTTGGTACCCCTCCGCCGATAATAAGAAGTCCCGTCGTCTCCGCTTTTATCTTAATCATGGTCAATTCGCGAAAATCTTTTACCGCATCGATGGAAACGTGCTTTTCAGGACGCAGGTACTGGTGGAGGACAAGGCCGAACCCGGCGCTGCTGTCGGAAAAAGCGGGGCAGAAGATCGGGACGTCATGTTCATAAGCGACCTGTACAAGTGAATCCTTCTTTACGGCGTGCGTTGTCAGATATCTTCCCATCTCATGGATAAATTCCCGGGAGGAATAGGGAACCGGCGGCAGGGAATCTGCTATCTCTTTGATCGTTTTGTCACAGGTCTGGAGCTCTTCCTCATCGATAAAGGTATCGTATATCCGATCAATATATAAATTTCTCAGCGCCCGGTCATCACCATGCGGCGTACCCTGGTAGTGCCTGAACCCCAGAGCCTCAAAAAAATCCATGTCGACGATCGTTGCACCTGTGGCGACAATTACGTCCACCATGTTGTGTTTCACGAGGTCCGCATAGATCTGCATGCAACCCGCGGCGCTCGTGCTGCCTGCTATGGTGAGAATGACGGTGCAATTGTTGTCGGTGAGCATCCTGTCATAGATATCGGCGGCCTGGGCTAAGTCTCTTGCCGAAAAAGACATGCCCCGCATGGCATCAATGATATCCACGGCATTAAATGATTTAATATCAATGTGTTCAATCGGCGTCTTCAGATAGTCTTTCTTTTCCATACTCTCCTCGGTAAACTTACTGATCATTTTTATCCCCGGATTATTAAACCATGGTCATAGAAATGTCAATTAAGACTTTGAAGTCGACCAGTTCAACCGTGGTTCAATCAAAATCCATCTTGTCATTGGGTTGAATATCTGGTAGTTGCACATCAATGAAGGAAATACTTACCGTTACGCAGTTAAATGAAAATATCAAGCGCCTCCTGGAGACGAGTTTCGATAATCTCTGGGTGGAGGGAGAGGTTTCCAATCTGCGCCGGCCCGCATCCGGCCATATATACTTTACCCTGAAGGATGAGAAGAGCCAGATCAGGGCAGTCATCTTCAGATCTTTCCCGGGACAAAGACCGTCCTCATGGGCCAGAATTCCACAGTTTGATCTTGAAGAGGGGATGAGCGTCATCTGCTACGGAAGGCTAACTGTTTATCACCCGCGAGGCGAATATCAGTTGATTGTGGAGACTGTAGAACCCAGGGGTCTCGGCGCCCTCCAGAAGGCATTTGAACAGCTTAAAGCCCGCCTTCAGGCCGAGGGCCTTTTTGATCCCGCCCATAAAAAACAGATTCCCTTTCTACCCCGCAGGATCGGAGTGATCACGTCTTCGACGGGAGCGGTAATCAGGGATATCCTGAATATCACGCGGCGGCGGTTTTCTTCTGTTGATATTCTTATCGCCCCGGTGAGGGTGCAGGGTGCAGAGGCGCCTTATGAAATCATCAGGGCCATCGCCGATATGCAGGCTGTTGGAAATATTGATGTGATTATCATAGCCAGGGGAGGAGGGTCACTGGAGGATCTGGCCCCCTTCAACGATGAGGGGGTGGCCAGAGAGATGTATCGTTCCCGGATCCCCATCATCTCCGCAGTCGGTCATGAGATCGATTTTACTATCGCGGATTTCGTAGCGGATCTCAGGGCGCCAACTCCTTCGGCGGCAGCCGAGTTGGTTGTTCCGGTAAGAAGAGAACTTATCGTTTCACTGGAAACCCTTGAGATGAGATTGATCAATCATCAGCGCCGGTTATTGGCAAAGCTTCGTGAACAGGTGATATTGTCGGAAGGGCGGGTAAAAGACCCGAAGAGAAGGATTGCCGATCACCGCATGATGATTGACGACCGCCTGGACAGGCTTAAATTGAGTCTTGATCATAAGCGGGCCATACGGAGGCCTAAACTTCACAATTGTGAAGTTCGCCTGCACCATGCAAACCCTCTTTTGAAGATCCGCGATCATCGGTTTATCCTTGATAATTTAAGAAAGAATGTGATAGCCGGATGGCATGATGTGGCGGAACGCCTCAAGGTACGGGTGGCAACAAACATGGTCCTCCTGGATACATTAAGTCCGCTGGCTGTCCTGAAAAGAGGGTACAGCATCGTAAAAAAACTTCCGGAAGGTTTTATTGTAAAAGAGGCTGCATCGGTCGCTGTCGGCAGCAGCGTGGACGTTAAGGTTTCGTCGGGAGGCTTTCGGGCGAAAGTAACGGATGTTCATCAGGAGTAAAAATATGGCTAAAGATAAGTTTGAAGAAGCACTGGGAAGATTGGAAGACATTGTAAAAAAGATGGAGGCAGGGGATATGACCCTGGAAGAATCTCTCAAGGCTTTTGAAGAGGGGATAAAACTTGCCCGTTTATGTTCCCGGAGGCTTGATGAGGCGGAAAGACGGGTAGAAATACTGCTCAAGCAGGAAGAGGAACCGGTTGTCAAACCTTTTCAGGTGGAAGAGAATGAATCCGAATAATAACAGCTTGTTGAGCGCATATTTAAAGGCGAGAAAGAAGATTATCGATGAGGCCCTTGAGAGATACCTGTCCGGAGAGGACAACTATCCACCGGTGATTTTCAAAGCAGTCCGGTACAGTGTCTTTGCGGGAGGAAAAAGAATCAGGCCGATCTTATGCATGGCGTCTGCAGAGGCAGTGGGAGGCAATGTCGAATCGATCCTTCCTGTGGCCTGTTCATTAGAGCTTATCCATACCTATTCCCTCATCCAT is part of the Deltaproteobacteria bacterium genome and encodes:
- a CDS encoding type IV pilus twitching motility protein PilT — encoded protein: MAKIDAFFQLMHEQGASDLHLVSGQQPALRIRGDMERIKYNPLDNDELKAMLYEIAPEHKIKQYEETGDVDFAYEIPNLARYRANFFQQKYGVAAVFREIPSKILSVQELGLPPVISKLASLPRGLVLVTGPTGSGKSTTLAAIIDEANRNRKDHIITVEDPIEFVHQSQSCIINHREIGIHTKSFAAALRGALREDPDIILVGEMRDLETISLAVEAANTGHLVFATLHTSSAARTVDRIIEVFPAEEQMQIRSTLADGIRAVISQVLFKRIDRKGRCAALEIMIANSAVRNLIREAKTFQIPSMIQTGKKYGMQLLDDGIFELVNRGWIGAEDAYMKANDKTRFRPLLKVPPTDFTEA
- a CDS encoding exodeoxyribonuclease VII small subunit produces the protein MAKDKFEEALGRLEDIVKKMEAGDMTLEESLKAFEEGIKLARLCSRRLDEAERRVEILLKQEEEPVVKPFQVEENESE
- a CDS encoding type II toxin-antitoxin system RelE/ParE family toxin; this encodes MTFLLRYHPDVREVDLPLLDERIKTQIRKAIEKRLQKAPQDYGEPLRKTLKGYWKLRVGHYRVVYKISGSEVRILGICHRRDVYRKMFTRA
- the xseA gene encoding exodeoxyribonuclease VII large subunit, with amino-acid sequence MKEILTVTQLNENIKRLLETSFDNLWVEGEVSNLRRPASGHIYFTLKDEKSQIRAVIFRSFPGQRPSSWARIPQFDLEEGMSVICYGRLTVYHPRGEYQLIVETVEPRGLGALQKAFEQLKARLQAEGLFDPAHKKQIPFLPRRIGVITSSTGAVIRDILNITRRRFSSVDILIAPVRVQGAEAPYEIIRAIADMQAVGNIDVIIIARGGGSLEDLAPFNDEGVAREMYRSRIPIISAVGHEIDFTIADFVADLRAPTPSAAAELVVPVRRELIVSLETLEMRLINHQRRLLAKLREQVILSEGRVKDPKRRIADHRMMIDDRLDRLKLSLDHKRAIRRPKLHNCEVRLHHANPLLKIRDHRFILDNLRKNVIAGWHDVAERLKVRVATNMVLLDTLSPLAVLKRGYSIVKKLPEGFIVKEAASVAVGSSVDVKVSSGGFRAKVTDVHQE
- a CDS encoding antitoxin, RHH family protein — encoded protein: MPTKNPRINISVDQPLYGFMQGLAEETGMSMSMLARDLIREALELREDSLLAVFAEKREESFDPSTALSHKQVWE
- a CDS encoding deoxyhypusine synthase gives rise to the protein MISKFTEESMEKKDYLKTPIEHIDIKSFNAVDIIDAMRGMSFSARDLAQAADIYDRMLTDNNCTVILTIAGSTSAAGCMQIYADLVKHNMVDVIVATGATIVDMDFFEALGFRHYQGTPHGDDRALRNLYIDRIYDTFIDEEELQTCDKTIKEIADSLPPVPYSSREFIHEMGRYLTTHAVKKDSLVQVAYEHDVPIFCPAFSDSSAGFGLVLHQYLRPEKHVSIDAVKDFRELTMIKIKAETTGLLIIGGGVPKNFAQDTVICAEILGFDAPMHKYAVQITVADVRDGACSSSTLKEATSWGKVDMACEQMVYAEATSVLPLLASYAYHKRNWKTRPKRQFAKIF
- a CDS encoding PilT/PilU family type 4a pilus ATPase yields the protein MRKQEIDYILNRMLDSHKDISDLNITVGKPFQVVSSGELNAINFDPPFNNLTPFQTEIFALNLINRDRRLTEILLNEGSCDTSYELPGRARFRVNIFSQRDNYSIVLRKLESQIPTCSELNLPEAFSKMSQEQNGIILVTGATGSGKSTSLAAVLNDMNEQKSVHIVTLEDPVEFSHPHKKSTFNQRELGKDFDTFATGLRAALRQAPKVILVGEMRDRESVEIALSAAETGHLVLSTLHTIDSGHTINRILGMFSKEEETQIRIRLADTVRWIVCQRLLPKEGGGRVAAFEILGTNIRVRDSILNGESEGKTFYEIIEASKAFGMITFDDYIVDLYRQGLISEDTAKAYASNKGIVGRGIDTVKSERGQATTDLLGKLEVDKGYGKPKKKPW